In the Vibrio sp. FE10 genome, TGGAAAAACGTCACTCGTACCCAGCGATCTGAGCGAGGGTCAAACTTAGTCGCACCAAACATCGCTAGCTTACAACGCAGTAAGTGCATTGGTGGTGAATCTTGGTGCAGCACATTCATTTGAATGTCGCCCATCGCTTTGTTACCCAGCGTCCACACACGGCGCGCGATTGCACGATGCTGCGGCTGTTTAACAAGGAATTCAGCCAATGAAAGCTCTGGCGCGAATTGCAATAAAGCATGGTACAAACGGTAAGCTTGACGACCGATATCTAACGGCAATTCACGCTCTTCACCTAACTCTTCACCTCGAACACCGAGTCTTGGCTCTTCTTTGTCTTGAGAGCGATACCAGAACCAGTAGTTGTTCTCTGCTTTCGTAAAGTCGGTCGTGATCGCCCAACGGTACTTTTCTTCTAATACAACCAGAAGATCTTGAATCTTTTTGCCACTAGGAAGCGACAGTGTTTCGCTGCAATTCATTTGCTCTTGATGGGCGTCCACTAATTCTGGGTACAATTCCATCAAACATGAGATAAGGATTTCTTGGGCTTCCATACTCATTTGCTTAGATTGCTCGACTAACTGCGCCCATGTATCACACTGGCTGACAGACGTTTCTAGCGATTGCTCTGTTGCTTTCAAATCATCAACAGCGGCTTTGTTCAGCTCTTGTTGTGTTTCATTGATGGTAACGACTTGTTCTAAATGACAAATCGCTTTTTTAACTAATGTACGTAGTGGCTCAATCAACGCCGTATCTGTCTGACTGGACAACACGTCCGCCAATGCATGCTCACGGGTTGTCATCCACTGATCGACAATACTTGGGTGGTTAATCAGGTATGGCGCCATGCCTAAGCCTGTCGCGTTACCAACGCCTAGGTAGCGTTGTAATCCACGGTGCAAAGCAATCGCTTGTTCGCCGCCTTGTTGTTCTGCTAGGTAATGAACCCAATCTAGACTGAACTCACGCAGCATATAAACCGCACACATTTGTGCACTGAACGACTGATTAAAATCTTCATTTTTTTCTAAAATTTTGAAGTCAGCAATGCCAAATTTGCCATTACCGTAAACTGCAGTGGTTCGTAGGATGTAGCCCACTTCAGCCAATTCTTTAGGTGTTGGTTGAACACCTTTAGCCAAGTGACTAACGATATGTTCAAACACACGTACACTTTTATTAGCACGCGCTAAAACAAGCACATTGTTAGGGTTACGGCCTGCTTCTTGAAGCGGTACATTCGCACGAAGTCTTTCAAGTAGGGTGACATCAACATCACCAAGAACAAGCGCAAACGTTACGTCCCACTTTTCAGCAATTACACGGTCATTTCGTTCGTCGTCTGCAATTTCATCGCAAAAAACAACCAAATGATAAACATGGTTTGGCGTCGCTAGCTTATAGATAACGTGACCAAAACCTTGAGCGTCTAATTGCCACTCATGCTTAGTCACTTTCCATTCTTGCTGCGCCATTTTACGAATCAGAGTTCTTACGAAGCTGATGCGTGTTTGGTGCATAGCACCTAGCCTTTCCGGTGCCATGACGACTGTTGCGTCACGTAATGCTGATTCAGTGTAGGTAGAACGATGTGCATCCATTTTGCTCACCACCTTATAGTTATAGGATTTTGCTAGCCATTCAGAACCGATCGTTGCCGTCATTTTAAGCATTCGTTGTTACAGTATGCTGGTTAGCTTTCACGTTATGTGGGGCAAGCGAGCTCGCCCCTTATTATTTGTCCTGACTAGATCGATTGACCTAAATACTTTGCCGTCCGATGTATCTTCACCAGTACGGGTTTGCTGTTCCTTTCGGAATTTTTGCATCAGCCTTCTTTCGAAGGCTGATTTGTTCTTATTTAATCAGTTTCTTGTTTTACAGAGCTCTTGTCTTACAGAGCCCTTTTCTTTAAAAACTCTGCTCTTTAAAGAGCCTGTTCTTTAGAAACCTTGTTCTTTCGCCATCTTGATTGCGATTTGAGGCGCATTCCAAAGCGATGGCAGTAAGATTAAGGACACCGGTACCGCTGTGATAACAATGAACGATTGCAGCGCAGAAATACCGCCTGAACCTAGGGAAATCAGAATTAACGCTGTTACCCCCATCATCACACCCCAGAAAGTACGAATAATTGCATTAGGTTCTGTCTCACCACTGATAACCACACTGATGGTGTAAGTCATCGAGTCACCCGTCGTTACGATGAAGATCGTGGTTAAGATCAAGAACAAAATAGAAATTAGCATTGGCATAGGTAGCTGCTGAGTTACCGCCAGTAGCGCGCCTGGTAAGTTGAAGCCTTCGAACGCTTTACTTACGCTGCCTGGATCTGCGATTTCGAACGCAAGACCAGAGCCACCAACAATAGTGAACCAGAAGCAAGTTACAAACGGTGCAATAAGGCTAATGGTTGATACCAATTGGCGAATACTACGACCGCGTGAAATACGAGCGATGAAGATTGCCATCATTGGGCCGTAACCTAGGAACCAACCCCAGAAGAACACTGTCCACCAGCTTAACCAACCTTCGTCACCACGGTATGTTGCCATTGGGATGAAGTTATCTATCATGCTGCCTACACCTTGGATGTAGCCATTAAAGATGAAGTTCGTTGGACCAAAGATAAGGATGTAGACCATCAATGCCATTGCTAAAATTACGTTGTAACGGCTTAGCATTTGCATTCCGCGGTTAAGACCACTTAATGCAGACAATGTGTAAAGCACGATAGCGAACAAGATGATGATTAGCTGTGTTGTGAAGCCATCTGGAATACCAAACAGTTCATTCAGTGCGTAGCTGACTTGCAAGCCTAAGAAACCAATCGGGCCGATAGTACCCGCCGCTACAGCGACAATACAACATGCATCAATCAGTGCGCCGGTGTGGCCTTTTAGTGCTCTTTCGCCCAAAACTGGGTAAAGCAAAATACGAGGTTTAAGAGGCAAGCCTTTGTCGTAGTGAAGGTGCATAACCACGATAGACGTTAAGCTGCCCACAATTGCCCATGCTAGGAAACCCCAGTGCATGAATGATTGTGATAGAGCATTCACCGCACCTTGTTGTGCGTTTTCTTGTGCGCCATACAACGGTGGTGGGTTAACGTAGTGTGCGATAGGCTCTGCTGCCGCCCAAAATACACCGCCGCCCGCAAGTAGCGTACAGAAGATGATAGCCATCCAACGGAAGCCATCCATTTCAGGTTTCGCGATGCCGCCTAGGATAACCTTGCCTGTTCGCCCTGCCGCCAGGCCAAGACCAATAAGAAAAGTCAGAAGAAGAAGCATTTGCCAATAAGGGCCGAACACTTTTACAGACCATGCAAAGCCCGTGTTTACTAATGTAGAGAGTAGCTCCCCATCAAACAAAGCAAGCGTTACGAACAGAGCGATAAAACCGCCGCTGTACCAAAGTGCTGGGTTGGTTAGTCCTAACTTGTCTGAAGTAGATTCAGACTTAGGTTTTTTGCTTGCTGTGTTTGCTTGACCCGCATTTACGTTTGAAGATTTCACGCTATTGGTTAAATCAGACATACTCTGACTCCAGAGGTTTCTTTGCAGCTGTCATTTTAATGATGACTACAAGAGGTGTATTTAACACCTGCCCTATTGTTTTTTGTGTTGGGCAGGCTAATCCATGTTTGGGTTACCGCGTTGCGAAATAGACCGTTGTTCCTTTTGAATAGTGAAATTAGTTAAAACAGCACTTCTAAATGAACGTTAATTAGAAGGCTGCTAATTCGATGATTACTAGTGAGAAAGCGCTTAACCCTTGCTTTGAGGCTCTAGGCCATCTTTCAAGAAGTTAAACCAGTTTTCTCCCAAGACTTGCCCAGCTTCAGACTCACTGAAACCATGACGCATCAATCCGTTATAAATATTTTCCATACCCGCACTACCACAGAACCAAGGCAACGCATCTGGCCAACCTGAGTTGTTCGCAGAGCCTTCTCCGTAGTCCATGGCTTTAGACCAACGACCATTTCTCATCCATTCAAGAACGGCTTGAGGTTGGTTTAAGCATAGGTCACTACCAATACCTAGGTGTTCTACGCCAACCATGTCAGCGGTAGTCGCAACCATTTGGCAGAAATCTTCCAACGTACATTGGCTGCCATTTGGTAGGTGGAATGGGTATAAGCTGAATCCGATTAAGCCACCGCGTGCGGTTAGGGCTTTAATCACATCGTTTGATTTGTTTCGTAGTGCATCATGAGCAAACGTTGGGTTCGCATGGCTGATACAAATAGGACGAGAAGACAAGTCAATCGCCTCAAGCGTTGAACGCTCGGCACTGTGAGACATATCGATGATCATGCCCACTCGGTTCATCTCTTCGATTGCTTGCTTACCAAAGCGAGTAATACCGGTGTCGTTCTTCTCGTAGCAACCCGTCGCCAATAAGCTCTGGTTGTTGTACGTCAATTGCATGATCAAAAGACCTTGCTGACGCATCACTTCGATAAGACCAATCTCATCGTCGATTGGAGAACAGTTTTGAGCACCTAAAAAAATGCCGACTTTGCCTGTCGCTTTTGCAGTTTCAACATCAGCCATTGAATGAATCGGCATGATAATGTCTGCATTCTGCTCGAATCTTAAGTTCCATTCTGCAAAGCGAGATAAGGTTTCACGAGCTGTCTCGTGGTAAACCGCGGTAGCGTGAACTGCTGTAATGCCGCTCGCCTTTAGTGTTTGGAAATATTCTCTGTTCCAATTGCAGTATTGCAATCCATCTATAACAATCCGTTGCTGGTACATAACCACTCCTATTGAAAGCTCAGTGTTCTAGCTCGGTTTTGAAAACACGCTCAAATAACATGTTTTCAAAAATGGGTTAAATCACTTGTCTAATTTCGTTTGCTGCTTTGGTTTGGATGTTGGCCTGACTCTGTGAATCAGGCCAATTCGATAGCTGGATAGCTAGAGACTTAATATCTTCAGCTATCCAATTCTTATATAGAAAGTTGCTTAGTAAGGACGCTGGTAAGCTGTCTTCACCACTGTGTAGAACTCTTTCGCGTATTGACCTTGCTCACGAGGACCGAAGCTAGACTCTTTACGACCACCAAACGGTACGTGGTAATCTGTGCCTGCTGTTGGTAGGTTCACCATCACACAACCTGTTTGCGCTTGTTGCTTGAACATTGCGCTAGTACGTAGGCTTTGAGTAATGATGCCGCCCGTTAGGCCAAAGCGAGTATCGTTGGTTGTCGCGATAGCTTCTTCTAGGTCAGCGACACGAATCACGCTTGCCATTGGTGCAAACACTTCTTCTTGGTTCACTTCCCAATCGTTCTTAGTGTTTAAGAACAGCGTTGGAGACATGTAGAAACCTTCGTGTTTCATGCTTAGGCGTTCGCCACCAAATGCCAGTTCACCGCCACTTTGACGTGCTTTCTCAACCCAACCTAGGTTTGCTTCAAGCTGGTTGCCGTCAACAACAGGGCCCATGAATACGCCGTCTTCTAGTGCGTGACCCACTTTAAGTTCGCTCATGCGTTTGATTAGTGCTTCAACGTATTGATCGTGAATGCCATCCATTACCACTAGACGAGAAGATGCTGTACATTTTTGACCCGCGCCAGAGAACGAACCTGCGATAGTCGCATCAACAGCTGTTTGGATATCAGCATCATCAGCAACCACAAGTGCGTTCTTACTGCCCATCTCTAGTTGGCAACGAACGAAGTTTGGCGCTGTAGCAGCCGCAACCTTACGACCTGTATCAACAGAACCAGTAAAGCTCACACCGTTCACATCTTTAGAGTTGATCAGTGCATCACCTACTTTAGAACCGCTACCTAGAACAAGGTTAAACGTACCTGCTGGCATGCCTTGGCGGTGGATGATCTCAGTTAACGCAACGGCACTTGCTGGTGTTAGGTTTGCTGGTTTCCAGATAACGCTGTTACCGAAAGCCAATGCTGGAGCGATTTTCCAAGCTGCAGTTGCTGTCGGGAAGTTCCAAGGAGAGATGATGCCGATAACACCCACCGCTTCACGAGTCACTTCTACAGAAACGCCAGGGCGTACTGATTCTGCGTTATCGCCAATTTGACGAAGCACTTCAGCCGCAAAGTACTGGAAGAACTGACCTGCACGATAAATCTCACCACGACCTTCAGCAAAAGGCTTACCTTCTTCACGAGAAAGCAAAGTACCCAGCTCGTCACAACGTGCAATCAGCTCATCACCAATCGCTTGAAGTACCGCTTGCTTACGTTCAATCGGCGTTTTTTCCCACTCTGGTTGAGCGTGCTTCGCCGCTGAAATCGCTTGTTGAACTTGGTCAGCACTTGCTTGTGCGAAGTTACCGATGTTTTCAGAAATATCTGATGGGTTAATGTTCGCAACGGTGCTTACACCCGCTTGCCATTCGCCGCCAATGTAAAGTGCGTTTTCTGCTTGAACATTCTGTAATTGAGTCATCATTCTGTCCTTGTAACGGTTAGGTTGCGGTTGAGTCTGGCAACCATCTGGTTAATTAATAAACTGTTAATATTCAGGTAATTAATTGCTAAAATAAGATGTATATTTTGTTTCTAAAGTGAACCACGTCGCTTGTATCAATAAACCACTTCAATTCAAAAGAGTTTTGATCCGCAAATAGCTTTAGTTCACAGTCTGATTATTCAGGTTGAGACGCCGATGCATAAACCACGAACTCGACCAGCATCTCTTCTCTTGCTAACCCTGCAACGACGACCGCAGCACGGTTTGGATAAGGTGCATTGAAGTATTCTCCGTATACGCTATTTACCGTTTTTAGATATTCACGGTCTGTCACGTAAATCAGAACTTGCAGCACTGAATCCATCGATTCGCCTGCACACTCCAACGTATGAACAAGGTTGTTAAAAGTCTGACGCGTTTGCGCTTCAATACCGCCTTCTACTACTGCGCCAGTTTCATCAATTGGAATCTGCGCTGTGTATAGAGTGCCGTTATTAACGATTGCCCACTCTAGTGGTGCTTTTGAAGCAAAAAGCTCGGTTTTTACTGGGTGTTTTTTAGTTTGTGCGTTCACGATTCCATCCAACTTTGTAACAACTATGTTTCAAGATGGTTAAATACTGCACCTTGACGACTGATAAATCTAACGGTAAATTTTGTGCATTTGATAAATAAAATCTATCACCTTTCAAAAAGTAAGGTATAGCAAGGGCTAGAGAAGGATCAGTGCCATGAGTATTAAGCTACAACAGTTAAAACATTTCGTTTTAGTGGTCGAAGAAGGCGGATTTCGAGCAGCATCTCACCGTGCGAATCGATCGCAAGCGGCACTTTCTACGTCAATAAAAGAGCTAGAAAAAATACTTGGTCAGCCACTGTTTGAAACAGGCAACAAATCAACGCTGACACCTTTCGGGGAAATATGCCTCCCAAAAATCATTCAATTCCTGAATGTTTACAAAGCATTAGACAATGACCTGCGCGCAGCCGCGGCAGGACAACAAGGAAGAGTTCGAATAGCGAGCGTGCCATCGGTCGCTGCAAAATTAATCCCTAGTGTCTTAGGGGCTTTTTGTGAGCAGTACCCTAATGTAGAAGTCAGCTTGATTGATGATAATGCGGCAGGTGTGGAAGCGAGACTACTGTCTGGAGAGGTGGATGTTGCCCTCGGAAATAGCTCCCATTTAGAAGAAGAGAGCATCGACTTCACGCCTTTACTTTCCGATCCTATAGGTGTGGTCTGCCTCAAAGACAACCCTATCGCCTCTCAAAAAGAGGGAATCGAATGGCAAACTTTGTTAAAACAACCCTTCATTCGCAATGGTACTTGTACCCTACTTGACCCAACACCCGCACGAATGCTCAGTGAACAAGCTCTGTATTCAGTAGAGAACATTACTTCGCTGTTTTCGGTGTTAGAGCTCGGGATAGGCGTGACCACACTACCTAAACTGGCTTTCCCAACCAATGAAACCCGCTTGGTGTGGATTCCATTGATTGATCCGCCTTTACAGCGCCAGATCGGTATTTTCAGGTTGGCTGACCGTACGATATCGCCACAAGCACAAGCCTTTCACGATTTGTGTATTCAGTACCTAAGTTATGAAGACTCATAAAGGAAGCTGATTAAGTTCGCTTCCTTTATAAGGCCCATGGTGGAGCATGACCTTCGATTTAGCTCCACGTTTGGCCTTTGTATCTTTGTATCTTTGTATCTTTGTATCTTTGTATCTTTGTATCTTTGTATCATAAGTTTTAGCGCCGATTTTCAGCTCTGTACATCCATATTTGGGGCTGAATGATTCCCAGAATCTCTTTCTTAAGTGACCATTTAGCCGTTTCAAAGCATGATTTATGGCTGTGTGACAAACAAATCAAAAAATATTTTATTTTCGATAGAGAACGCCGTATAGATAAATTACTCAACAAACAAAGGCTTACATCAGTGGTTAAAACGGTGCCAGCGGCTACCGGAATGACGCTCTGTAATTTATTTAGAATTGATTGTAAGTGTTTGAATAGTCTTAATTGATAAGATCGTAAGCGGCCCAATTAACCCTCTAAATTCTACTGAAAATCCCCTCCTGCCCTAGAAAATAAAACATCTTAAATTCTCATGAATATTCTAATCGAACTATTACTTTCATAAATGGAAAACACTCATTTCAAAAATGGAATTATTGATGTCGATATTTGTCGTTTTGATCACATAATTTTAGGCGTAGTTTATATTTTGTCGAAACGATAGCGAGTCAGTTTATTTCGTTTAATTTCGTCAGGAGATATAAAGCCAGAAAGATTATTTCTTTGTTAACAAGTAAAGGTTTATTAACAAGTCAAATTGCTATTAACAAGTAAGTGCTAGTAACAAAACATATTCAAACTGTGTTTTATATTAACTTACACTGTTAAATATAGGGTTTTATTATGAGGCTTAATGGGATAAGTAGCGACATCCTTGTTGCTGCTAAAAGAGTTGTTCTCTGCCAAATAGTATTAGCCGTCGGTGTAGTTTTATATGAAGTGTTTTTTGGTAATAAAGTAGATATGGAGTCTTCAGCTTTGGGTGTCGTAATCGCGATGTTACCACCGCTGTTTGGTTTTATATATGCAAGCCTTAAGGTGCACAAGAATCCTAATTATAGTTTACGTGACTTAATGCAAATGAGTCGTGTCGTGAAAATAACCTATACATTCTTAATGTTTATCTTGGCATTCCAGTTTTTTAAATTGGATAACCCAGTAATATTATACGCGTATATTTTCACAATGATTGGGTACTTCTTAACACCATTTATTACTGCCTCTACAAGATCGGAGTACGTGTAGTATGGATCAAGTCACTACCGCTCACGAATACATAGAGCATCACTTAACCTTCTTAACTACAGGTGATGGTTTCTGGGCGTTCAACATTGACTCAATGTTGGTATCTTGGATTACGGGTTTATTGTTTATTGGAGCGTTTCGATATGTAGTGACCAAGGGCACTAGCGGTGTTCCAGGTCGTTTTCAATGTTTTATCGAGCTTATCTTTGATTTCGTTAACAACCTAGTCAAAGAGATTTTTCAAGCGGAGGATAAATTAATAGGGCCACTGGCATTAACCACTTTTGTTTGGGTGTTGTTAATGAATGCAGTCGACCTATTACCAATTGATTTAATACCAGGGTTAACTCGTGCAATAGGTTTAGAACACTTTAGAGATCTACCGACAGCGGATGTGAATATCCCAATGTCGATGGCACTCGGTGTGTTTATTCTACTGTTAACGTATACGTTTAAGAATAAAGGTTTGAAAGGCTTTATCAAAGAGCTTACTACTCAGCCATTTGATAACCCTCTTTTATATCCTGTTAACTTGGTTCTTGAATTAATAACATTAATTTCAAAGCCAATATCACTAGGCTTACGATTATTCGGAAACATGTATGCAGGCGAGATGATATTCATCCTTATTGCATTAATGCCATGGTGGATGCAATGGGCACTGAGTGTTCCATGGGCCTTATTCCACATATTAATCGTATTCTTACAAGCATTTATATTTATGGTACTGACCGTTGTTTATCTAGCAATGGCAACAGAAGAACACCATTAATTAATAACTAAAAAATTAACCAACAAATTATTTATCGGAGATACAAATGGATATCGTAAGCGCAGTTTTATATGTAGCAGGTGCATTACTGATCGGTTTAGGTGCAGCAGGCGCGGCATCTGGTATTGGTAACTTAGCAGGTAAATACCTTGAAGGTGTTGCTCGCCAACCAGACCTTACTCCAATGCTTCGTACTCAATTCTTCATCATGATGGGCCTTGTTGATGCTGTACCGATGATCGGTGTTGGTATCGGTCTATACATCATCTTTGCCGTTGCTTAATTAAAAGCTTTGAAAAGATCGATTTGTAAATAATCAAGATTTAGTGAGGAAGGTATGAATTTAAATGCCAGCATGTTTGGTCAAGCAATCTCATTCGTGATTTTTGTTTGGCTATGCATGAAATATGTATGGCCCCCTCTCACCGCGATGTTAGACGAGCGCCAAAAAGAAATTGCTGATGGTTTACGCCACTCAGAGAATGCAGCGAAAGAGCTAGAACTAGCAAAATCAAATGGCGCACAAATCGTCGCAGATGCGAAAAAAAATGTGACCGAACTGATTGAGCAAGGTAAAAAACGCCGCAACGAAATCATCACCTTAGCTCACCAAGAAGGCGAGCAAGAAAAGGCACGCATCTTAGAGCAAGGTAGAGCTGAACTAGAAGGCGAACGTCAAAAGTTACGCCGTGAACTTCAGGCGGATATGGCAGACGCTGTTATTCAAAGTGCACAGAAATTGATCAGCAAAAACCTAGATTCTGAAACGAACCGAGCGTTAGTTGATCAAATGATAAGCGAACTCTAAACGGAGGCAATATGTCAGATTACACCAATATTGCTCATCCCTACGCTAAAGCATCGTTCGACTTTGCTTTAGGTGAAAACAAGTTACAAGAGTGGCACTCAATGCTGTCCATTCTTGTGACGGTAGCGGAAGAAGAAACGATCGCTAAACAGATTTCATCAGCAGAAGGTGTTCACACACAGCAATCTGAAGAACTGGTCAATCTCATCATTCACGTTTGCCAAGGACTTGTTGATGACCACGTCATTAATCTCATCAAAGTCTTGGCTGAGAATGGCCGTCTTGCCGTGATCAGAGACTTGTTTAACTTGTTCAGCGACCTAAAGGACGAACATGAACGTGTAATTCCTGTCACTGTCACCAGTTCAGAATTGCTTACACAAGATCAAGTTACATCACTCACTGCTGCACTTGAGAAGAAATTAGAGCGTCAGGTTGAAATGGAACAGGTTATTGATGACTCGCTGGTTGGCGGGATCGTAATCAAGGCGGGTGAAACCGTCATCGATGGTTCTTTGAACACATCAATTAACCGTTTGGCTCATCAACTTCACGCGAGATAGGTAACAATTATGCAATTAAATTCAAATGAAATCAGCGACCTGATTAAAGATCGCATCTCGAAATTTAATGTGAGCACCGAAGCTCGCAACGAAGGCACTATCGTCTCGGTTCGTGACGGCATCATTACCATTAACGGCCTTGCGGATGTCATGCAGGGTGAGATGATCGAGCTTCCAGGTGGCAAATACGCTCTTGCTCTTAACCTTGACACGCACTCAGTCGGTGCCGTGGTTATGGGTCCCTACACTGACCTATCTGAAGGTATGAAAGTGAAAGGGACAGGTCGTATCTTGGAAGTACCAGTAGGTAATGGACTTCTTGGCCGTGTAGTGAACACACTAGGTGAGCCAATCGATGGCAAAGGCCCAGTGAGTTGTGACCGACTAGACCCTGTAGAAGTAATTGCACCCGGCGTAATCGAGCGTAAGTCTGTCGATCAACCTATTCAAACTGGTTATAAAGCCGTTGATACCATGGTGCCTATCGGTCGTGGTCAACGTGAACTTATCATCGGTGACCGTCAAACTGGTAAAACAGCGTTAGCTATCGATGCGATCATCAATCAGAAAGATTCTGGCATCAAATGTGTTTACGTGGCTATTGGCCAGAAAGCCTCTACTATCGCAAACGTTGTTCGTAAACTCGAAGACCACGATGCGCTTAA is a window encoding:
- a CDS encoding BCCT family transporter, with protein sequence MSDLTNSVKSSNVNAGQANTASKKPKSESTSDKLGLTNPALWYSGGFIALFVTLALFDGELLSTLVNTGFAWSVKVFGPYWQMLLLLTFLIGLGLAAGRTGKVILGGIAKPEMDGFRWMAIIFCTLLAGGGVFWAAAEPIAHYVNPPPLYGAQENAQQGAVNALSQSFMHWGFLAWAIVGSLTSIVVMHLHYDKGLPLKPRILLYPVLGERALKGHTGALIDACCIVAVAAGTIGPIGFLGLQVSYALNELFGIPDGFTTQLIIILFAIVLYTLSALSGLNRGMQMLSRYNVILAMALMVYILIFGPTNFIFNGYIQGVGSMIDNFIPMATYRGDEGWLSWWTVFFWGWFLGYGPMMAIFIARISRGRSIRQLVSTISLIAPFVTCFWFTIVGGSGLAFEIADPGSVSKAFEGFNLPGALLAVTQQLPMPMLISILFLILTTIFIVTTGDSMTYTISVVISGETEPNAIIRTFWGVMMGVTALILISLGSGGISALQSFIVITAVPVSLILLPSLWNAPQIAIKMAKEQGF
- a CDS encoding membrane dipeptidase, whose translation is MYQQRIVIDGLQYCNWNREYFQTLKASGITAVHATAVYHETARETLSRFAEWNLRFEQNADIIMPIHSMADVETAKATGKVGIFLGAQNCSPIDDEIGLIEVMRQQGLLIMQLTYNNQSLLATGCYEKNDTGITRFGKQAIEEMNRVGMIIDMSHSAERSTLEAIDLSSRPICISHANPTFAHDALRNKSNDVIKALTARGGLIGFSLYPFHLPNGSQCTLEDFCQMVATTADMVGVEHLGIGSDLCLNQPQAVLEWMRNGRWSKAMDYGEGSANNSGWPDALPWFCGSAGMENIYNGLMRHGFSESEAGQVLGENWFNFLKDGLEPQSKG
- a CDS encoding aldehyde dehydrogenase family protein; the encoded protein is MTQLQNVQAENALYIGGEWQAGVSTVANINPSDISENIGNFAQASADQVQQAISAAKHAQPEWEKTPIERKQAVLQAIGDELIARCDELGTLLSREEGKPFAEGRGEIYRAGQFFQYFAAEVLRQIGDNAESVRPGVSVEVTREAVGVIGIISPWNFPTATAAWKIAPALAFGNSVIWKPANLTPASAVALTEIIHRQGMPAGTFNLVLGSGSKVGDALINSKDVNGVSFTGSVDTGRKVAAATAPNFVRCQLEMGSKNALVVADDADIQTAVDATIAGSFSGAGQKCTASSRLVVMDGIHDQYVEALIKRMSELKVGHALEDGVFMGPVVDGNQLEANLGWVEKARQSGGELAFGGERLSMKHEGFYMSPTLFLNTKNDWEVNQEEVFAPMASVIRVADLEEAIATTNDTRFGLTGGIITQSLRTSAMFKQQAQTGCVMVNLPTAGTDYHVPFGGRKESSFGPREQGQYAKEFYTVVKTAYQRPY
- a CDS encoding RidA family protein, translated to MNAQTKKHPVKTELFASKAPLEWAIVNNGTLYTAQIPIDETGAVVEGGIEAQTRQTFNNLVHTLECAGESMDSVLQVLIYVTDREYLKTVNSVYGEYFNAPYPNRAAVVVAGLAREEMLVEFVVYASASQPE
- a CDS encoding LysR family transcriptional regulator, with protein sequence MSIKLQQLKHFVLVVEEGGFRAASHRANRSQAALSTSIKELEKILGQPLFETGNKSTLTPFGEICLPKIIQFLNVYKALDNDLRAAAAGQQGRVRIASVPSVAAKLIPSVLGAFCEQYPNVEVSLIDDNAAGVEARLLSGEVDVALGNSSHLEEESIDFTPLLSDPIGVVCLKDNPIASQKEGIEWQTLLKQPFIRNGTCTLLDPTPARMLSEQALYSVENITSLFSVLELGIGVTTLPKLAFPTNETRLVWIPLIDPPLQRQIGIFRLADRTISPQAQAFHDLCIQYLSYEDS
- the atpB gene encoding F0F1 ATP synthase subunit A; translation: MDQVTTAHEYIEHHLTFLTTGDGFWAFNIDSMLVSWITGLLFIGAFRYVVTKGTSGVPGRFQCFIELIFDFVNNLVKEIFQAEDKLIGPLALTTFVWVLLMNAVDLLPIDLIPGLTRAIGLEHFRDLPTADVNIPMSMALGVFILLLTYTFKNKGLKGFIKELTTQPFDNPLLYPVNLVLELITLISKPISLGLRLFGNMYAGEMIFILIALMPWWMQWALSVPWALFHILIVFLQAFIFMVLTVVYLAMATEEHH
- the atpE gene encoding F0F1 ATP synthase subunit C, yielding MDIVSAVLYVAGALLIGLGAAGAASGIGNLAGKYLEGVARQPDLTPMLRTQFFIMMGLVDAVPMIGVGIGLYIIFAVA
- a CDS encoding F0F1 ATP synthase subunit B; the encoded protein is MNLNASMFGQAISFVIFVWLCMKYVWPPLTAMLDERQKEIADGLRHSENAAKELELAKSNGAQIVADAKKNVTELIEQGKKRRNEIITLAHQEGEQEKARILEQGRAELEGERQKLRRELQADMADAVIQSAQKLISKNLDSETNRALVDQMISEL
- a CDS encoding F0F1 ATP synthase subunit delta encodes the protein MSDYTNIAHPYAKASFDFALGENKLQEWHSMLSILVTVAEEETIAKQISSAEGVHTQQSEELVNLIIHVCQGLVDDHVINLIKVLAENGRLAVIRDLFNLFSDLKDEHERVIPVTVTSSELLTQDQVTSLTAALEKKLERQVEMEQVIDDSLVGGIVIKAGETVIDGSLNTSINRLAHQLHAR